Part of the Lolium rigidum isolate FL_2022 chromosome 6, APGP_CSIRO_Lrig_0.1, whole genome shotgun sequence genome, AACAGATATTGCATGATGCTGGAAACAATCATGTGTGAGATTTTCATAAAATGTCAAGTCTTAATTTGGCCTTTGATTAAATGGCACACCCTATACTGACAGGAGGCTCCTGGCATGCAATTTGATCAAATGCAAAACAAGGACATGTAATTTAATGAAACCTCCACAATATACACCAGTGTCAACAGAAATATATCTGAAATTACTACACAAGTATTAGAAGGAAGAAATAGCAAAACATTAACCAGGATGCATGGATAGCAAACCAGGTATGGAGTCGCATCAAAACACTGTTTCTTACAGGTGTGTAAATACAGACTTAGTAAGCTATAGACTTAGTCACAAAAGCAATTCACAGGAATTACTGGAGCAAGTCGTATGCAAAGAACTACCTATAAGCAGTTCAGGTAGTTTACAGGTGGAGGTATATGTGTTATCCATCCATATCCTAACCAAATCTAGCTTTCAGACAattcacttggtaacaatttagcAGGCAGGATATCAATCGGTACAGAACAAGGGTTACATAAGGTAGTGAAGCACAAAACATGTAAATTAAAGATGTATCGAGGAGCACATAGAAATCAGCGAATATTGTACTTAAAATGTGTACACAGTTATATTCTCGTTGACATGACAGAGAACTTGacccaaatttgaactaaaaccccgacatttattatggatcggagggagtagtaaattaAAGATGTATTGAAAGCATATACTAGAAATTAGCAAATATTTTACTTAAAATGTGTACACATATATTCTCGTTGACATGAAAGAGAACTTGACCCTAACACACAGAAATGAACAAATGAACAGATGTGAGGTAAGGAGCCTAGCATGAAAGACTAGGTTATGAGTACAGTTTTGGCACATGTAGATCAACAAAGTTCGTTTTTCATGTGGTTACCTAAAATCTGTTAACGATTTTTTTGGTAATTCAATTGCTTCAAAGGTTAAACTCAAAGAATTTAAGTTTTTAAAATAATGCTGCTTaacaataaaagaaaataaataaatgttGAAAAATGATCTGAAAGATACAAAGGCTTTGCAAACTTACTGTTGTTTAGCTTCAATATCCTTGTTAAAATCAATGTCGTTTTCGCAGTCAAGGACCAGAGCAGGTACCTAATTGGGAAAAAGCATCACCATGTGACCAAATAACTCCTTACAAGATCGTTCTTAAGCAAACAAAGGTAGGAGAAAGTTACCTTCTGTATACTAGAATGCATATGATCTCCTTCCAAGAAGAAGACTCGATCTCGTATTTCCGGATGTAAGGAACCCTCCATATGCATTGGAAGCTGACTGACTGACAACAAACCGGAGCCTTGTCCTTTGGAAGGAAGAAGCCAGCTTTCATGTTTCTCGTGCAAACCTTGAAGGTAATCAAGACTAACACCACCCTCCTCTGCTCTTTTCCGAACCATCATTCTTTTGTGGCAGGTGTCAGGGCTAGCTCTTAGATAAATAAAACCATCAGGGATAAGACCCGGTAGAGATGACACAACTGGGTCGAACCAGGAGTCATAGATGCTGATTTCCATCTCGTTCATCCACTTAGCTTCATGAACAGCACGAACAAAAACCTGGAAAATGAAAAGAAGAGCACTCGTTACAAAGGAAAACATGCTGCCAGTGAGATAGAGCAAAAGTGAAAACTCATCAAGGTCTGGATCCTCAATCGGAACTAGGTTTTTCAGCAAAATATAGACCTACCATTCTATCACTGAAAACACTTCTTTCCATCAGTCGGAGAGGCTTTATCCCACTTGAAGACTCCTTCTCTTGCATGAGCCTCGTCACAAAGACGTAATTCTGGAAAGTGTATGCATACCTCTGCGGTTCAGCATAGAAAGCATCAAGTATGTTAAAGTGGTCAGGACCAACATCCTGCCACTTACCAACAGGTTCAGGTACTATTTCCACAAGGTCACGCAGTTCGATAGTCTCATTGGCTATTCTTTGAAGGAAAGTAGATTTCCCAACACTGATATTCCCTTCAACACAAAAGGTCAGCCTCTTACTTCTGCAAGGCTTAGATGTGTCAGTATCTTTCACCTCCTCATCAACACTCTCTTTAATGAACACAGTTATACTCTCAGCATGGTTCTTGTGTATGATGCCAACTGAACTTTGCAAGAATTCAACCATTTTCTCATTAGACTTGCCAAAAAACTGCAAAAAAGTGCACATAATTGCTAAGTGTTAGTACAACTTTGAAGTTAGATTAAATCAACAGAAATTTCAGTGAAAAAATAATCAACATATTCGTATAGAAGGATTGCCAGAATGAGCTAAGGAGCATATAGTATACCCAAAAGATAACTCATAAAGGCATTAGTTCTGTTTCTTTGAATTTCAACATGATAGTTCCGTAAGACTATATCATCTTACTGGAGAAGATTTGGCATGGTGTTCCAACTTTGGCCAGGAAAAAAAGTGAATTAACACTTCATGCACACCACAAAATGCTTTTGAAATTTCCACTAGTGTTTTATGTACTAAACGTGGATGAATTTTACCTATTCTACGTGAGATTACAAACAATGCCAATTTGACAGCATATCTGAAGCTCATGAGATGCAGCATAAACAGTGACAGACTTGAGTGCTATTGCATCGCTGCTGTGCCTTGTGGAGCAAATGTGCATTAACCAATCCTCTGTCATCACTACTAAGAAGTGCGGATCTACATCAAGGTTTCTATGCTGCTGAGTTGGTCATCAAGATGGGCGAATAATGGAAACATGCAAAATTACTAAGAGGATTGCTGGCAATCACAGTATACCAACTTCAGCAGTATTTCTGAATGAGGATCGCACAGGAAAATGCAACCGCAATCATATTAGTCACTTCAGTTCAAAATCAGTTCATCATTTGCATTTGCAGTTGCAGCTGCCGGGATAAGTTCAGTATTGGTGCCTTCCTAGGTTGTAATTTCCGTGCCAATGCAATTCATAGTGTCGACTGAACTACTGAAGGTTCCAGGCGTACGAGTTGCTTACAATTTTGCGAAGTAGGATAATAAAACGGAAACAAACCAATATGAACAGTCGAGAACAGCTGAGCGGGCTCACCTTATCCCGATAGAGCTGCTTGAGCTGCGCGACGCCATCGAACCCCTTCTCCACGAGCTTCCTCTGGTTCCGCGGCCCGACCCCAGGAATGGCGAGCAGCTCCCCGCTCCCCGTCGCCGCATCGCCCCGGCCTCTCTGCCTCCTCTCGGGCGAAATACGACCCCCATCTACCTCCTTTGCATCGTCCCCGCGCCCCGCTTCGTCAGCGGAGCAGCAGATCCCTCTCCTCCcgaccgcgccgccaccgccgcagcgGGGCCACGACCGCGGGCGTAGGCGGGTAGCGACTGGGTTGGAGCGCGTGCCCAGGAGCGGACCGGCCAGGCGGAGCGCGGGCATGGGggaggagggcagcagcggccgggCTGCGGCGGCGTCAAGGAAGGAGGCGGCTCGGGGGACAATCTTGTGCATCGCTGGGCGAGGCGACGGCAGCGGGGCTCATGAACGGCGTTCCGGCTCCGGAAGTCCGCCGgccgggcgaggcggcggcgggaaggGATTGGGTTGCGGTGGGtgggggtttagggttttggcgtTATCATCTGGCGTCGCGGGATTGCCGGGAAGCgggagaggaggaagatggacgGAGAGCGGTGCACACGAGTGGTCTACGATGGACTAAAGCCTGCGTGCCGGGTCCACATGGTCGCCTCCACGGGGACTGAGAATGCGTAAAATGATCCTACGATCCTACGATCGGTCCATGGACCGGACCATCTGGGCTATCAGTGTCCAGGCCTGCTTGACTTGACATACAGAAATGGAGGCGCAAATCATCAGGTGTTATTGGGCCTGGCCACTTTGGTTCGCGATCATACGCTGGGTGCCTGGATCGGACTCCCTGGGCTATCAGCACCCAGGCCTGCTTGAGTTCACATACAGAACACAAACTCCTCACGTGTTATTAGGCCTGGCCCGTTTCGTCGGCTCGTCAAAAAATGGTCAATTCGCAATTTCTGAACATGTTTCCTAGGCCAATAAATGGTCAATTCGTAATTTCTAAACATGTTTCCTAGGCCAATAAATGGTCAATTCGTAATTTCTAAACATGTTTCCTAGGCCAATAAACTATATGCATCCCAAATATGCACcgagtttgcgtctcggcggaagcTGCGCGGTTGCGCCAAGTGACCGCCGTTCCTCCCGTAGGTCCCGCATGCCAGTGGCTCGGATGCCGCTCACATTCCCGCCAGAGGCCACTCGTAGCACCAAAAAATCAAAGTTGAGCGGTGCCAACACTCTAGCCCCTTGCAATGGACCCCCTcctcaccgcagccgccatggatTTCGAGGAAACCTTCCCAGCCACCGCCCCAGACAACCCCATAGCTACATAAGAAGGGCTTCTATATGGTCCATTGTTGGGAGAAGCTGAAGGACACGTCGAAGTGGATATTGGCTATGCGGCCTACCATGAAGCTGTCAAGAATGGGACAACCATGTTGGTCGTCGGTGGTGAAGACGACGATCCTGGGTATAAAGCCCTTCCACCTCGCCCCTGgtgccataaggctaccaagaccGATCTTGCCCGGGAGGCATCATCCCTTGCGTTGAGCTAAGAATGCCTTGGAGAAGATCATGGCCGAATCTCAAGTCGCCTGGCCaaaagggacgagaagaggcgcctGGAAAAGGAGGTCTCTGCTGCCATCTACGTCACCCTCACCAAAGAGGccattgaggtccaaaggatgaacgtCGAGGCCAAAAGGCTTGACATCGAGGCTAGAAGGATGGACGCCGCGGCCAAGATCCAGGCAaaggacacaaggatcatgttGACCGACTTGACCATCATGGATAAAGACACCAAGGCCTGATTcctgaagaggcgcgccgaaatccgcgcgtgAGACGCCTGATCTACCGCGCCCATGTCAAGCGCCATGGTCTCATTGTGAACTGTATTTGTTGATCATGGACATATTGTGTCCCTTTTGGACTATATTTTGTGTCGTACTATGTGCACAATATGCTAGACTTATTGAGACCTAAATTTCCAATCTGATGGCCATATTTTGGTGCAATTTGCTTGTTTTTGCTGTTTtgggagatttcaaaaaaatggtCTGGACGGACAAAATACGTCGGCCCACTGAGATACCCCTCGGCACAAATGGACCCCTGACTATTTTTGTATCCGCCGGatgatgcaaacggacgcgcgtgaTCATTTTAAACTTCCGAAGTACGCCACCCTGTTGGAGATGACATAAAGGTCCAAACCCATGGGTTGACAAGGTGCTTGCAGATCACACGGAACTATGTGGGTCATGCAGAATCTCCAGCTATCTTGGAGAGCCCCTTTGAACGGGTCAGTCAGTCAGGTTAGGCCTGCTCTGACTGGTATTCGTTCTTGGAAATCCACAACCGGAAAGGACAACTCGTACGTACGGTTTCAGTTTTAGGCTTGAAACAAGAGATTCTTCACTAGTTAGACGAAGTCAGACATGATTTCTCCAGTTTACTACAAAAACTTGCAAAGACCAAAGATGGTAACCGAAGAATGTAAACTTGGCACACCTGATTCCGGAAGGGAAATAGACAGATAGTCAAAATGGTAAGGTGCGACTGGGTTGTGTTGCCTGGACGGTCTTCTGCTTCTGTTATGtaaaactagcacagtggccctcgcaaatgcgagggcatcatctttagtgTGTTGACAGTGGTAGAGAAATAAAGATATGTTCCAATGGCTATCAACCTTAAGATACATATATAATTTTACAACTATAATAATGGCATCATTCTCCACAACTCATTGGAGGAACATTTTGAGCCCCCACGTCACCTAGGGTTAGTCTACATGGGAGGTTACCGCGCCACCGGCCCAAGAAATCCTCCCACTCCACTCCCTCGGAGCGGTCGGAAGACCCGTCGGTTGAAGCCTGGCCGGCGGCGTGGACATTCTCCCCGGGCGTCGGCCCCCTTCCTCGCGGCAGCGGTGGTGTTTTTCGGTGTCGAATTGGCGGCGGTGTTGTGTCGTTGTCCGGCAGTGGCGGGGGAGCGGCATCCTGCGCTAGCGAAGCAGTGTGGAAGCTCTAGATGTTGCTGTTGCCGGACACCATGGTGGTGCGAGCAACTGACAGTTAGGCCGTCGAGGCCCCTAGTGGAGGATGTGGGAGTGAGACCTCGATTTGGCTGGTGGATGTGGTCTGGTGATGTCGGTTGTGGGCACGGCCTTCTACAACTTTGGTGTTCCTGTCCTCTGGATGGTAGTGGATAAATCCGGCCTCTTCCATCACCGTCCCCCACATGCTCATGCTACTTCGGGTTAGTGGGTATGGCCGGGGCGAAAGCCCTGCTCGGCGTGAACACGGCAACTCCTACGCGCGTCATTACCTTCATGGAGGCGTGTATTCGGCCTTCACCTTGACTTCCGTTTCCTCAGAGTTCGGGGAAAACCCTAGGTCCGGTCCATAGGACCAAGCGGCTATGGCTCCATGGTGTTGTTATATTCTTGAAGACGCTATGTTGGCCATTGGGAAGGGACCGATGTGTCAATTggagactaagagcatctccagtcgcgtcccccaaaccgtcccccaaagggatttggggcgcgccggacaaaaaaagcgttccagccgcgtcccccaaagcccttttttgtccggcgcgcccctatacggtgtccggcgccccgagcccgtccccgtcccacgggggacgctccggggacgccggacacaacgaaagcgaggcggggagtggcggggccgacccgtcggcggcacaattaatttaaacctaaccgtcgcctacctcgcgacggaagttattggcgcgcagccgacggtgcggttcccgcagagggcgcagcgacgcgtcccgtcgcgcctagctctgcgtaccggcgttaatgagcgccaccgctcctccgcctccctcaggcctataaaaaggggcgcctctcatcgtccctctcacacacaaaccctagcgcctctctcccaaaccctagccgccaccatctctcaacaagactcgacgctatgtccggtagaggcggaggccgacctcgcggccgcggccgtggtcgtggtcgtggtcgtggccgcggcatagctgaacgctcgccgtcgcctcccacgccgtcgtcttcatcgtcggagatggacgtggagccggacgtcctgttcgagttcgtccacgtcctcaagggcgacccgcgcggcatccggaggctgccggactccttcgccgagtacgtcggcggcgtacgcccgcgcacgatgcatctgcgggagcattcgtgcggctaccgccggtggatcgtcaaggcgatctacgacgcgcgcggcaagatgtacctcaacatcggctgggagaagttcgcgcgccaccacagcctcgaagccggcttcatcctcgtgttctcctacttcggcaatagggacatgagcgtcaaggtcttcgacgagaggcgctgcctccgggactaccacgtcgacagggactcccacgacgacagcaccgacgaggaggacgactgaatgagtgttgtttcttcgcagcgaatacgtgcacggaggtttctgcctgttcgcctcatcggtagaatcaacaagggcaccatcctcccgctggattttccagtttaggtgatcaggtgtgccctcgagtgttctttcttagcagcgaacacacgaaaccttcgatgcacggcctagttaggtttagtttctttgcaatattttatatttgtgtccaccatggttcaaactatgtattagtttgtggaaaaccatgttccaaactatgtcttcgtgtaaaccacgttcccaattatgtattagtttgtggaaattgaaataaaaatgccagaaaaattattttaaatgtttgggggcggcgtttgggggacgcggctgggaagcgacgtcccccaaacgcggcacgaacgaaacacgtcccccaaacgctcgatccggcgcgctttgggggacggtttgggggacgcgactagagatgctctaagggcgtgTGGTGATGCAGTGTTTGGTCGCTGCTCAAGGCTTTGGCTACCAGGACGCAATCTACTATATAGCGGACGCATCGTGCCCGACGTCTTCCCATAATCTATCAAAACCCTGCCTTCTTCTTGCTAACTCCCTCTAGGCTCATGAGGGTAGGTACGTTGGTCTTGGTTGCCTTGGAGTCGAGGTCGAGTTTTGGCGGTATCCTGCTCCGTTATTGACGTGGTTCAGAATCATGTGCTCCTTCTTCTCACCATTTGTAACATGATGTTGGGCAGGTCGACTCGTTTATCATCGTGTTTGTATAGAATGTGTTGTTTGCCGctcgacaatgtatcttgtggggTCTGTGGAGTTGTATCCTTCTTCGCATTGTATTGGCCTTCTTGGCATCTTCTTCTAAATGATTAGTACAACATCAAGGGTGTATTCTCAAAAAATAAATAATGGCTTCATGGAAAACAAAGTAATACATATGCAAGTATCATCTCCGACTATCTTACATTTGTAGGCGAATGACGATATCTGTGAAGATAAAACCATGTGTTGCCATTTCAAAGTGATATTAGAGAAGTAGATAAAACTATAATTTTACGTGATGCTATCTTTCAGTCGAACGACATTTAATTTCCATAGCTCACGATTAGTCAGTGGTGAATTAGACATGTGTGTCCATTAAGAAGAAATGGTATTTCAGCGTGAGGTGATATTCTCATCGATAGCACGACATGTGTTATGTAAGAGTATTTTGTCGAACGGGGTGTTTTCGTCGATAGAGTGACCTATTTAGTGACTTTGTGAATTTTGAAAATGACTCCGGTTTTGTGTTTACGCCTAGTGAGTCAAACAATGCTTCTATTCTACATACTCAACCATGCATAGGGATACTTTCACATATTGATGAATTCACACTTTTTTTGACAAAACACTACATATCTTAGCGCACATGCATGTGCATTGCAACCACGTTCTACCTTGTAGCTAgtgtacatacatacatacatatctCTCGCCCTTTTTATTAACCTGGCGCATCTCTAGCTAGTTAGGTTCGGCATATATATGCTTCTACTTTCTATACTCAATCTAGCTAGCTGCCATAGTCTTCACCACTTTTTAGCGGAGTATGTGTTGAACGTGGAAACGTGAAGCTCAAATGGCTGTCTCGAGCTGCCTGGCAAGCCTGCAATATGTTTGCTTGCTTTCTCGTATTATAAAAAGTTTTGGGGTTCTTAATTCAAAAAATGGCAAAGCAAATTAATACCAGTCAAAATTTTAAGGCTCTTAATTATCAATCTTCAACCTTTTCCATACCTCAATAAGTATTTATTAATTTTAAAGTTACGTTTTTCTCAAATTCCACTTTGTACATTGCATCTTGATTATCATTTTTTTGGTTTGCCAATAGCATATTGATTATCTTATAATTGTACGATTTTCATGTATATGTTTTTTCGGAATGGCACCTCCATATATAAGTTATATGATACAAACTATATATCAGTTCAAATTATATATACTCTCCCGTCCAATAAAAATATCTTAACTCTGTctaaatttaaatttgttcagaCTAAATATAGTATCAAGATACATCTAAATATAAATAAATCTAAAATATTTTTAATGGGACCGAGGTAGtagttaaaaataatttaaacatACATGTCACGAACTCAAATTATTTTTCCGGTTTTTAATCAGGCTGACTCGAGTAAAAAATGGTGCATCCTATTAACTTCCGGAGCAAGTAACGGACTAATGAGGAAGTGCTCAAACCGGAAAAATAGTATTTGCCGGAATGGTGAAGCACACGAAACATGAAACTCATTAGGTGACGTGATTAGCATAGCTGCCGATTATTTCTTTGTAGGTCGAAGGGCATTTATACGTGACATGTTcaggatccaaaaaaaaaaaactgctagCCTAAAAACCATGTACAACTACGCGCATGGTAACCAAATCAGAGGACATATCCTATTCGGTTCCACATTTTCTAATCCTCTAGCATGCTATGTAAACGTGAAGTGCGTGGACTTCCCTACCGAtcagttttttgtttttcttaaacAAAATCTATCCATCGATCAATTTTATTGTACACGCATTGTAACAAAACACGTGTGTACCCATATGGTTGTTATGTGCCATGAGATTATTTTTGTACACGTAAATAGTTGTACGTAACGCTTCATATCTTTTAATCTCAGACGTTAAGATTAAAATTATTGGTTTATATTTTattagcatatgtggattaacctggtgcctctaaaaacacccttattttgcttttagtatataatagaatagataatagatagatagatttggAGGGGCTCGGGCTGAAGTCTGAACTTAACATCGGTTAAGTATCTAGGTAGGCAGGATTTTTGTCTCTTCCGGACTTCTCGTTTATTCGAGCTAGGAACGATGATGATGGGTTGTTGCGCTTGGCGGTCTTGGTTGATCAAATTCTACTACTCCAGTAGTCCAGTATATGCATATTCTTCCTCCCGAGTTCTAAAACATGCATCACACGGACAGTGGGAATCGAGAGTTGGTGTCATCAAATATTTGAGATTATCTGGACCTCTCAAAGACAGTCTGTATTTATTTTACAAAGTAGGTGTAGCTCGCATCTGATTGATTGGGTAGAGATGAGCTATCACACTTCCTGCATACATACGGCTACTCTACAGCTCTACCTGCAACAACCCTAATTGTAAACTGTACCAGGGGCCACGAGGATACCAACGAGCCAGCAACCACCGGCGACCCGCCAATGATGCCATTGGAAAGCTTCAAGGAGAGGAAATGAAATGATATCGACGATGCGTTACTGGTGCAGATGGAACTAAACACATTCGATCGATGCCATCTGCAGAAGGGGAATAATCAACAACAACCCTAACAATGTTATTTTTGCCAGGTCTTTGAAAGATGATGCTACTAAACCTGCATATATATACTGCCCTATGATACTGTTCAGCTAAGAATGCTTTCCGTCAATTCTCTGCTATGCCGAAACAGACATGGCAAACGTTATGGATGTGGGATAAGTTAAGTAGCCGCAGGATGATTCCTGAAGCAGCAGGTTGCGATGGCACCATCAGGTAGGTTCAGGCAGGTCGCGCTGCTGATCATAAACAACGAGGCTGCCATAAACGGCCACAGTTCGGTAGGCCGTAGCTCCGATAAACTGTAGTGTAGGGCTCCGTATATTTGGCAAGTAGACAGAGACATGGTGTGGTTGAGACTTGCCGTTCGTTATAATTGATAAGTTTAGTGCTTATAAATAAGATGTGGTTAGGGTATGGTACAGTCTAAATATCATGTCCAGCGGTGCATTAGGATTCGGAGTTGTAATTAACGGATGCCATACACTTTGCAGATAAATGGCCGAGTTATGTTTTTTAAACAGAGCTGGCTAGTGAATACTATTTCCCGCCGACCCCTTAGATTTTAGAGGAGTATATTTTCTATTTAAAAAAATATTCCAATTTTAAAAATAGCCGCTTCTAGTCGATTCTTTATCAAACTTCTTAAACCCAAATTTATTCCAATTTAAAATAAATTCATACATGTTTGATTTAAACTAGTACATTAAACTAGATGAAACTACTAAATAAACTACATAACCTGGAATATAACCTAAAAACCTTCTTCGCTACTACTGAAGATTTTGTCAATCGCCTTCTTCACCGAGTCGTTAGTCGTCGCTGGAGCTGAGGTCGATGACCGATGCACTGGATGGCCTGTCTCTGGCGGCCGCCCTAGCCTTGTAGCTCTCAAAGGCTTGGCGCTCCGAGAACC contains:
- the LOC124666881 gene encoding uncharacterized protein LOC124666881 gives rise to the protein MHKIVPRAASFLDAAAARPLLPSSPMPALRLAGPLLGTRSNPVATRLRPRSWPRCGGGGAVGRRGICCSADEAGRGDDAKEVDGGRISPERRQRGRGDAATGSGELLAIPGVGPRNQRKLVEKGFDGVAQLKQLYRDKFFGKSNEKMVEFLQSSVGIIHKNHAESITVFIKESVDEEVKDTDTSKPCRSKRLTFCVEGNISVGKSTFLQRIANETIELRDLVEIVPEPVGKWQDVGPDHFNILDAFYAEPQRYAYTFQNYVFVTRLMQEKESSSGIKPLRLMERSVFSDRMVFVRAVHEAKWMNEMEISIYDSWFDPVVSSLPGLIPDGFIYLRASPDTCHKRMMVRKRAEEGGVSLDYLQGLHEKHESWLLPSKGQGSGLLSVSQLPMHMEGSLHPEIRDRVFFLEGDHMHSSIQKVPALVLDCENDIDFNKDIEAKQQYARQVAEFFEFVKKKNESASAETSGGAKSISQQIVLPGGGDLWVPRPGGSPLPKSALESLESKFRRAMSSFFSK